The nucleotide window CTCATCGCCACCCACGACCTCGACCTCGTTCTGGACACCTGCCCGCGGGTGCTGGTGCTGGACGCCGGCCGGATCGCGGCCGACGGCCCCGCCGAAAAGCTCCTGGCGGACCCGGAGCTGATGGAGCGGCACGGGCTGGAGGTGCCCCACCGGCTCCGCTGAGCGGCCCGGATTTCGGGAATCTGGCGACCGGTTCTGCATCATATATTGAACGGACCGTCGGTTCCGCCATTCACCCCGTGCGCCACACCATGCCTTCCACCCTGCTCGCCGAACCGCCGCTGAACCCCGTTCACGAGGTCTTTCACGTCGATCGCGTCCTGCGGCCGAGCGAAACCGGGCCGCAGCGCAAGCACAAGATCATTGCGGTGCTGCCCGCCTACAACGCGGAACAGACGCTCGCGGCCACGATCGCCGATTTCCCGGCGGGGTGCGTCGACGAAATCCTGCTCGTGGACGACGGGAGCAAGGACAACACCGTCGCCATCGCCCGCGAGATGGGGCTGACGGTCATCGTCCACGAGAAGAACACGGGCTACGGCGGCAACCAGAAAACGTGCTACAAGTACTGCCTGGACAACGGCGCCGACGTGGTGGTGATGATCCACCCGGACTACCAGTACGACGCCCGGGTGATCCCGCACGCCGTCGGGATGATCGAACTCGGCATCTGCGACGTGATCCTCGGGAACCGCGTCCGCAGCCGGGCCGAGGCGCTGAAGTGCGGGATGCCGTGGTGGAAGTACGTCAGCAACCGCGGGCTGACCGCGTTCGAGAACCTCTTCCTAGGGCAGAACCTGGGTGAGTTCCATTCGGGCTTCCGGGTGTACCGCCGCAACGTGTTGGAAACGATCCCGTTCGAGCGGAACAGTAACGACTTCGTGTTCGACACGCAGTTCCTGGTTCAGGCGGTCCACTTCGGGTTCCGCCTCGGCGACATCCCCGTTCCCGTCCGCTACTTCGACGAGGCGAGCCAGATCAACTTCCGTCGCAGCACGAAGTACGGCCTCCAGACGCTCACCGCCGTGGGCCGCTTCTGGCTCAACAAGTTCGGCTGGAAGAGCGACCTGTTCCGGCCGAAATAGTGCCCCGTGCGCGGCCCTTGATTCGTGCCGTGCTTGGGCCCGGCGCGAACGACGGTAACGCACCGGTACGGCGCCCGCGCCGGCACTCACCGCGCGCGCAAATCCGGGGTGCCGTTGGCGGCTTCTCGGAAGAACGTCTCCACACCCGGTCCGGCTCCCAGGCTCGGGCGCGGTCCAGGGCCGCCGCCCGGTGCCCGGCGCAAAATGCCGGGTCGTCCCACAGACGTTCGATCGCGAACACCCATCCCTCGACCTCCTCTGCGGTGGGTGCCTCGGTGAACCGTTCCGGACGCGGGAGCGTGTTCGGGGCCGCGGGCCTCTTCGCACGGGTCGGTATCGGGAGCAACTGGCATCGCGGGCATTTTTCCACCTTTCATTCCGCTCGCAACCACTCCGAACGGCCTCTGCCGCCTTATACCTGCATCGAGAAAATCGGGCACAAGTATTGGAAAGGAAACCGGTTGCGGCAATCAACCCGGGCTGTCATGGGGTCGACCCCACTCGCTCGGGGCGCCGCGATCGTGGAATCGGGCGCGATTCGTGGGTAGCGAACGCTCCAGCGGTTTGGCAGCGAATTGCCAGCGGGCCGGTAGCGGATGTCCCGTTGCTGCCCCTGTCCGTTACTCCCGGCTTCACGCGGTGTTCTTGTTCCGGCGGCAGGAATACAGCAAACCACCTGCAGCGTCGCTTCTGTTGACGAGCCGCGACCGCCCGGGAGCGCGGTCACGGCTCGTCAGGAAGGCGGACGTGCTACCGGGTCCGCGCGTCCGCCGATCCGCGCACGAGAACTCCCACAATAGCCAGATGGCACGGAGCGACCTGTGGGCGCGTACCGCCGGTGCGGTCGCCGCCCCCGGATGAAACGAGCGACGATGATGTGCGCGGCGTTCGGTATGGCGGGCCGCGCCCGAGCACGTGCCCCGGCGCGGCCCGCCATACCGAACGGAACGAAGATCGCTGGAATGCGGGTTAAATGCCCGAACTGCCGGACCCGCCGGAGCCGGCCCACCACATGCCCGCGTCCAGGTCCAGGTACTGCTGGTTGGCCGAAAGGCTGAACACGGCGCTGCGCCCGGTGGTGGTGTCGGCGTCGCTGTCGAGGGCGTCGTTACCGCCCTGGTCCTTGGGGCTGAACGTGTACCCGCCAGACGGGTGGAAGGTGCGAGCGGTGATGCGTGGGCTAAGGCCGGGCTTGGCTGCCTCTTGTAAGTGGTTGACGTAGCGATACTATTGTTGCGTCTAAAATTGAACAGCTATCTGTCTGCTGCCTTTTTAAATGCCATTCGCTCTCGTTCTGCCCCATCGCCCCCCCCACAAAACGGTCACGAGCTCAGTCTCGGAGATGGCTTCGATGGTAACCTCTCGTGTGCTGGCGACATCGCCCTCTTCGATACCGCCGCTGGTTAGTCGCAAGGTGGCATCTGACACTTTGTAGGTTCCAACGATGACGTGCGTCCGCCCCAGCGTATTGCTGCGAATGATTAGCTTGTCGGGCAACGAAAACTCGATAGATATGTCGGTATGCTCCTGGCAGTCTACGTTATTGATTGCAACTGCCTTCCACGTTCCAACGAGCAAGTCCTGTGTCGCTCTCGCTGCTGGCGGTGAAAAGTCCTTGTCCTTATCGCGTTCTCGCTGACCAAAAAAGTACCACGTCCCAGCGCACAAGAAAGTACAAGTCGCGACTAACGCAAGCAGTCGAAGTCGAGTGCCCATACTGTTTCCGTGATGGGCAGATGTAGAAAATGAATGCGGTAAAGGTACGCACATCCTAATATGCACCAGCTAGACTGACGACAGAAAGTACACGTCGATTGCTTGACCTCATGACTTGCGGCCTGCGATGAAGCCCCTGTAGACGTTCGCCCGAACTCCCGACGCGGGGTTGACCGGTGACTCACATGGCCGCGAGGTGTGTCACACCGCATCTTGAGGGAAGGCTCATTTCTTTCGGATGTACTCATACCTTGAGCGACCCCCGTCAACACGAGATGCGGTAACCAACTTCTCTTTAGTGATCTCTTCCGCCAGCAAGCTGTAAAATTTATTGTCATTTGTATATTTTAGCGAAACCACCTTGCCACTCACCTCGTATGTACCCTGCTGCTGCCTGATGCCATATTTTGCGTCATTTGTTTCAAATTCAAATGTTCCATTTTTGTTGAATCTTACAGTAACAGTTACAAGTTTTGGCACCGCTGGATTGCTTGTTTTGACAGCCTGCCACTCACCAACAAGCAGTTCATGCGTCGATGGCTTCTCGCGCGGCGGAGGCGCCAGCGGGCGCCCGTCGCCCACTCGTTTCTGATCCTGAGCGACAACCGCCCCCCAGCTACTCATCATCGGAACAGCATCGGCCACAAAAACGATAAGAGAGAATGTGAGCGATGCAAGCCGGGCAGGAAGTCGCGTTTTCACAACTAGATACTCCTGAAAATCAAACAAGCGCACCTATTGCCTTGAGAGGTGTGAATGGTAACTATCTTTATCTCGGCTTGCAAACAAATTCTACGAATTTGCCGATCAACAGGATTGCTGGCGGCTTGCGCGAACATCGCAGCCTGCATTTGCAGGCACTCGCTACGCACCGGCCGGCAACGCGTCGTGAGCTCACCCCTCGAAGCACTCGGCGCCAAGACTGCCCAGGCGAGCAAGGGAAAATCAATTACTCCTCCAAAAAGACAACGTTCGCGATTGTCTCACTCCCCTTCCAGGACACGTCGCCATCTCTTTGGGCTGTGAATTCGCCGCACGCCGAGTGTAGTTAAAATCTCCTTGTCGTTTATTTCTTCAATATTCATGTAGCGAGTTCGTATCGGGTTGCCGTCGTCATCAACCGGCGAAGTTATTGATAGAACCGTATCGCTGATCAGATACAATCCACTGACATCTGCCACCCTGCCGTTTTTGCAATCAACATGAATATCAATCAGGACATTCTCATGAAATTTGAAATATACATTCCAGTCATCTTGTATCTTTCGGCCATTTTCCTCAACCACTCGCCATTTCCCAATTATCATCTCCGCCACGGTCTTCTTCATTCGCGGCGGCGGCGCGGTGGGCAGCCCGCTCGCAGTCTCCTTCTCCGCGAGCGCGCCGACCTCGCTCGGCGGCACCTCAAGGGGAGCTGAGCAGCTAAATGCAAATAAGGTCACAGCCACGACTGGCAGAGCCGTAGCCGTTCACAGGTGAGACATCGGCATATCAGCGAATTGATATGCCGACGCCGTGCGGGAATTCGGATTAGGCCGGGAGCAGTGTCGGTGCCGGCTCGCCATTGCGGTGTGAGCGGATGGCGTCGGTGAGGAATGCCAAGGCGTTGCGGTTCTGCCGGCGGCACGAGGCGAGGACCGTCAAGATGCGTTCCACGAATCGGCTCCCGCGTTCGCTGTCGGTCCCGAAGCTGGTCTTGCGCCAGCACACCGCGTGGCGCACTTCGCGCTCGGCCGCGTTGTTGGTCGGTTCCACACCGACGACCCGCGCGAACGTCCACAACGACGCCTCGACGGCCAACAGGTCGCCGCAGGTGGCGGCGGTCTTGGCGCAGCTGCACGCGGCCCCGGTCCGCAGGTGCTCGCCGACCTGGTGACGCAATTCGGGGACGTAGCTGGATCGGAATGTGGACCGCGCGAGGGTTCCGCCCCGAACCCGATACCAGTGCTCGAACAGGGCGTTCGAACTCGCCAACAGAGCCGCACCGATCGCCATCCCGGAACCGCCGCGGTCGATCATCGCCTGGAAATCGCGACGCAGGTGCGCCCAGCACAGCTGGCGCTTGTGCTTAGTACTACTCCGTTAGAGGCACGAATCGTCTCAAGCGATTCGTGCCTCTAACGTTGCATGAAGACCTATACTCCTACTCTCGATCCTGCGGTCCTCGACCGGCTCCGTGAGTACGCGGCCCTGTTCGCGGATGAGTTCCCCCAGGCCAAGCCCGCTGCGTGGGCGGGCGTCTACCTCCAAGGGTTGCTGTTGGATGGGGAGCGCAAATCGATCGAACCGCTCTCCCACCGGGTGCGGCTGCCCGAGGGGCTCACCTCGAAGGATCCCGAGCAGGCGCTCCAACAGTTCGTCAACCAAAGCCCTTGGGATGACAAGGCCGTGCTCCGGCGCTACCGCGCGCACCTCGCCCCGACGTTCGCCAGCCCCGAAGGCATTTTCCTCTTCGACGACGTGTCCTTCCCCAAACAGGGGACGCACTCCGTCGGGGTCCAGCGGCAGTACTGCGGGGCGTTGGGCAAGAAGGCCAACTGCCAGGTCGCCGTCAGCGCCCACTATGTCGGCCCCAAAGGTCACTACCCTCTGGACGTCCGCCTGTACCTGCCGGACGCGTGGCTCAAGGACGGCAAGCGACTCAACAAGGTGGGCATTCCCAAGGACCAGCGGCGGTCCGTGACCAAACCGGAGATCGCTCTGGAATTGCTGGACCGGGTTCGGGCCGAGGGCTTGCCCGGTCGCTTCGTCGTGGCCGATGCCGGGTACGGTGTTTCGGGTCCGTTTCGCGCCGGGTTGGAGCAACGTGGGCTGACGTACATCGTCGGCGTGAACGGGGACTTCGTGGTGTTCACGGAACAACCGACGTGGGATCGGCCCACGGCCGGCCCATCCGGGCCGGGCCGGCCCCGGACGCGACCCCAGTTGGCCCCGAACAGTCCCCGACCCGTGACCTTGAGTGAACTGGCCGCGCGCACGCGGCGGCACCGGGTGGGCTGGCGCGAGGGCACGAAGGGGACGTTGTCCGAGCACTTCGCGTGGGTCCGGGTGTGGCCGGCCCACGGGTGGAAGACGGGCGAGTGTGCGGACGAGAAGCCGTTGTGGGTGTTGGTCGAGAAGCAAGGCGAGGATGGTCCGTTGAAGTTCGCATTCTCGAACCGACCGGCGGGCACGAGTCGGATCGCGGCGGTGCGGCTGTGGAAGAGCCGGTGGCCGGTGGAACAGGGGTACCAGCAATTGAAGGAGGAGTTGGGGTTGGACCACTTCGAGGGCCGGTCGTGGCGCGGGTTCCACCACCACGCGGCCATGACCCTGTTGGCGTACGGGTTCCTGTTGCTCGAGAGAGACCGGCTCGGGGCCGAACGGGATCGGGCCAACCGCACCCGCCCGGAGCGGGTAAAAAAGGGGGCGCCGAACCGCCCCTGACCTTGCCCGGCGTCCGCCGCGCGTTGCAACACCTGCTCCGCCCGTGGGCCCAGCCGGACTGTGTCCACTGCCGGGCACAGCACTTACATCCGATTCAAATCTAACGGAGTA belongs to Gemmata obscuriglobus and includes:
- a CDS encoding glycosyltransferase family 2 protein; this encodes MPSTLLAEPPLNPVHEVFHVDRVLRPSETGPQRKHKIIAVLPAYNAEQTLAATIADFPAGCVDEILLVDDGSKDNTVAIAREMGLTVIVHEKNTGYGGNQKTCYKYCLDNGADVVVMIHPDYQYDARVIPHAVGMIELGICDVILGNRVRSRAEALKCGMPWWKYVSNRGLTAFENLFLGQNLGEFHSGFRVYRRNVLETIPFERNSNDFVFDTQFLVQAVHFGFRLGDIPVPVRYFDEASQINFRRSTKYGLQTLTAVGRFWLNKFGWKSDLFRPK
- a CDS encoding SdrD B-like domain-containing protein, producing MTARTFHPSGGYTFSPKDQGGNDALDSDADTTTGRSAVFSLSANQQYLDLDAGMWWAGSGGSGSSGI
- a CDS encoding IS701 family transposase translates to MKTYTPTLDPAVLDRLREYAALFADEFPQAKPAAWAGVYLQGLLLDGERKSIEPLSHRVRLPEGLTSKDPEQALQQFVNQSPWDDKAVLRRYRAHLAPTFASPEGIFLFDDVSFPKQGTHSVGVQRQYCGALGKKANCQVAVSAHYVGPKGHYPLDVRLYLPDAWLKDGKRLNKVGIPKDQRRSVTKPEIALELLDRVRAEGLPGRFVVADAGYGVSGPFRAGLEQRGLTYIVGVNGDFVVFTEQPTWDRPTAGPSGPGRPRTRPQLAPNSPRPVTLSELAARTRRHRVGWREGTKGTLSEHFAWVRVWPAHGWKTGECADEKPLWVLVEKQGEDGPLKFAFSNRPAGTSRIAAVRLWKSRWPVEQGYQQLKEELGLDHFEGRSWRGFHHHAAMTLLAYGFLLLERDRLGAERDRANRTRPERVKKGAPNRP
- a CDS encoding lipocalin family protein, whose product is MAVTLFAFSCSAPLEVPPSEVGALAEKETASGLPTAPPPRMKKTVAEMIIGKWRVVEENGRKIQDDWNVYFKFHENVLIDIHVDCKNGRVADVSGLYLISDTVLSITSPVDDDGNPIRTRYMNIEEINDKEILTTLGVRRIHSPKRWRRVLEGE
- a CDS encoding lipocalin family protein codes for the protein MKTRLPARLASLTFSLIVFVADAVPMMSSWGAVVAQDQKRVGDGRPLAPPPREKPSTHELLVGEWQAVKTSNPAVPKLVTVTVRFNKNGTFEFETNDAKYGIRQQQGTYEVSGKVVSLKYTNDNKFYSLLAEEITKEKLVTASRVDGGRSRYEYIRKK